From a region of the Streptomyces tirandamycinicus genome:
- the ccsB gene encoding c-type cytochrome biogenesis protein CcsB, whose product MNLAAANNESLAEFSNVLIYSAMAVYTLAFLAHIAEWTFGSRSKVGRTAAALTADGRAAAPKVRVARKGGGTTVLERPRVVTRSSPGARDVPDGPGAAGGDQQGDLYGRIAVSLTVLAFLIEAAGVVARAVSVQRAPWGNMYEFSTTFSTVAVGAYLAFLLARKNVRWIGLPLVTTVLLDLGIAVTWLYTESDQLVPALDSYWLWIHVSTAIFCGAVFYLGAVATLLYLFRDSYESKLADGVDPGSFARSVLQRLPSAASLDKFAYRINAAVFPLWTFTIIAGAIWAGDAWGRYWGWDAKEVWSFITWVAYAAYLHARATAGWKGRKAAYIALIAFACFLFNYYGVNLFVNSLHGYAGV is encoded by the coding sequence GTGAATCTCGCCGCCGCCAACAACGAGAGCCTCGCCGAGTTCAGCAATGTGCTGATCTACTCGGCCATGGCCGTCTACACCCTGGCCTTCCTCGCGCACATCGCCGAGTGGACGTTCGGCAGCCGCAGCAAGGTCGGCCGTACCGCCGCCGCCCTGACGGCGGACGGCCGGGCCGCCGCACCGAAGGTCCGGGTCGCCCGAAAGGGCGGCGGGACCACCGTGCTGGAGCGCCCCAGGGTCGTCACCCGTTCCTCGCCCGGCGCCCGGGACGTCCCCGACGGCCCCGGCGCGGCCGGCGGCGACCAGCAGGGCGACCTGTACGGCCGGATCGCGGTCTCGCTGACCGTCCTCGCCTTCCTGATCGAGGCCGCGGGGGTCGTCGCCCGGGCCGTCTCGGTGCAGCGCGCCCCCTGGGGCAACATGTACGAGTTCTCCACCACCTTCTCCACGGTGGCGGTCGGCGCGTACCTCGCTTTCCTCCTCGCCAGGAAGAACGTGCGCTGGATCGGGCTGCCGCTCGTCACCACGGTCCTGCTGGACCTGGGCATCGCGGTCACCTGGCTCTACACCGAGAGCGACCAGCTCGTTCCGGCCCTGGACTCGTACTGGCTGTGGATCCACGTCTCCACCGCGATCTTCTGCGGCGCGGTCTTCTACCTGGGCGCGGTCGCCACCCTGCTGTACCTGTTCCGGGACTCCTACGAGAGCAAGCTCGCCGACGGCGTCGACCCCGGCTCCTTCGCCCGCTCGGTGCTGCAGCGGCTGCCGTCCGCCGCGTCCCTGGACAAGTTCGCCTACCGCATCAACGCCGCGGTCTTCCCGCTGTGGACGTTCACGATCATCGCCGGGGCGATCTGGGCGGGCGACGCGTGGGGCCGCTACTGGGGCTGGGACGCCAAGGAGGTCTGGTCCTTCATCACCTGGGTGGCGTACGCCGCGTACCTGCACGCCCGCGCCACCGCCGGGTGGAAGGGCCGCAAGGCCGCGTACATCGCGCTGATCGCGTTCGCCTGCTTCCTCTTCAACTACTACGGCGTCAACCTCTTCGTGAACAGCCTCCACGGCTACGCGGGGGTCTGA
- a CDS encoding SRPBCC domain-containing protein — MTEAIPYGTGETRAGDDGPVHVLHFVLLLPHPVVRVWAAVATPEGLPQWLAAADLLEPQLGGAVTLRWLNAEEGTEGAVVSGRVTAWDREAVAEYTVETYGRIRFHMEPAPADSLAAVLRFTNEFAGPDERRLDNLAGWHQHFEYLSDALDGRPADWSSWTPERFGQLRAEYAART, encoded by the coding sequence ATGACGGAAGCGATCCCGTACGGCACCGGCGAGACCCGGGCCGGCGACGACGGCCCGGTGCACGTCCTGCACTTCGTGCTCCTGCTGCCGCACCCGGTGGTGCGGGTCTGGGCCGCAGTCGCCACGCCCGAGGGCCTGCCGCAGTGGCTGGCCGCGGCGGACCTGCTGGAACCCCAGTTGGGCGGCGCGGTGACGCTCCGTTGGCTGAACGCGGAGGAAGGCACCGAGGGTGCCGTGGTCTCCGGGCGGGTCACGGCCTGGGACCGGGAGGCCGTCGCCGAGTACACCGTCGAGACGTACGGCCGTATCCGCTTCCACATGGAGCCGGCGCCCGCCGACTCGCTGGCGGCCGTGCTGCGGTTCACCAACGAGTTCGCCGGACCGGACGAGCGGCGCCTCGACAACCTGGCGGGCTGGCACCAGCACTTCGAGTACCTGTCGGACGCGCTCGACGGCCGGCCCGCCGACTGGTCCTCCTGGACGCCCGAGCGTTTCGGGCAGCTCCGCGCGGAGTACGCCGCCCGCACCTGA
- a CDS encoding nucleoside deaminase, giving the protein MDRERNREPNRELDRELARRWLSTALDEARTGRAEGGIPIGAALYGADGSLLGRGHNRRVQDGDPSVHAETDAFRAAGRQRSYRGTTMVTTLSPCWYCAGLVRQFGISRVVVGEAETFHGAHGWLAAHGVEVVVLDDPACTALMREFVDAHPELWHEDIGDDG; this is encoded by the coding sequence ATGGACCGGGAGCGGAATCGCGAGCCGAATCGTGAGCTGGACCGGGAGCTGGCACGGCGGTGGCTGTCCACCGCCCTCGACGAGGCGCGCACGGGCCGCGCGGAGGGCGGCATCCCCATCGGCGCCGCGCTGTACGGGGCGGACGGGTCGCTGCTCGGCCGCGGGCACAACCGCCGCGTCCAGGACGGCGACCCCTCGGTGCACGCCGAGACGGACGCGTTCCGTGCGGCGGGGCGTCAGCGGTCGTACCGGGGGACCACGATGGTGACCACCCTCTCCCCCTGCTGGTACTGCGCCGGGCTGGTCAGGCAGTTCGGCATCTCCCGGGTGGTGGTCGGCGAGGCGGAGACGTTCCACGGCGCCCACGGCTGGCTGGCGGCGCACGGCGTGGAGGTCGTGGTCCTGGACGATCCCGCGTGCACGGCACTGATGCGGGAGTTCGTCGACGCCCACCCGGAGCTGTGGCACGAGGACATCGGCGACGACGGCTGA
- a CDS encoding PLD nuclease N-terminal domain-containing protein, whose product MLRVLMFLVPLALSIYAFIDCISTDEKEIRHIPKPLWAILVLLFPLVGSISWLIAGKDRGTRRPSRRGGWVAPDDNPEFLKSLDEDGPGQPRDRAKDPTRDEDPGTS is encoded by the coding sequence ATGCTTCGGGTGCTGATGTTCTTGGTGCCGCTGGCGCTCAGCATCTACGCCTTCATCGACTGCATCTCCACGGACGAGAAGGAGATCAGGCACATCCCCAAGCCGCTCTGGGCGATCCTCGTGCTGCTCTTCCCGCTCGTCGGTTCGATCTCCTGGCTGATCGCCGGAAAGGACCGCGGCACGCGGCGTCCGTCACGGCGCGGCGGCTGGGTGGCTCCCGACGACAACCCCGAGTTCCTGAAGTCCCTCGACGAGGACGGCCCCGGGCAGCCCAGGGACCGGGCGAAGGACCCGACGCGCGACGAGGACCCGGGCACGTCCTGA